The proteins below are encoded in one region of Colletotrichum lupini chromosome 5, complete sequence:
- a CDS encoding glycolipid anchored surface protein, translated as MGKVAAAVSAALLLASNAAALDPIVMKGSKFFYENGTQFYMKGIAYQQDTAAAGGESKTGDYNDPLADETACKRDVPIMVKAGTNTIRTYAIDPKNNHDACMKLLSDAGIYVVSDLGEPKLSINRDNAQWNTELLDRYTAVIDALAKYDNTIGFFAGNEVSNNKTNTEASAFVKAAVRDSKKHIKDKGYRWMGVGYAANDDADIRTNSAHYFNCGDQETAIDFWGYNIYSWCGKNTLAGAGYTTQIDFFKNYSVPVFFAEYGCNIPDGADGRIFQETTALYEKEMTDVFSGGIVYMYHQEANDYGLVEINNGVAKTMKNYDQLASRVLAATPAAVQMASYSPTNKAAECPGTSSTWEVHGDALPPTPDSSLCECMVKSLSCTPKDGLKASAIGEIFGYICGASPDSCRGINTNTTTGVYGAYSMCTDEQKLAFVMDTYYKAQKSASTACNYDGQGQVVTPSSTDSSCSSALASASAANSAAATATAPVSSTANPSSSSSGNAAAGSPYQPMFNFGGFAIGAYIVAAGAVGAAMVAL; from the exons ATGGGCAaggtcgccgccgccgtttcCGCGGCTCTGCTGCTTGCCAGCAACGCCGCTGCTCTCGACCCTATCGTCATGAAG GGCTCCAAGTTCTTCTACGAGAACGGCACCCAGTTCTACATGAAGGGTATTGCCTACCAGCAggacaccgccgccgccggtggTGAGTCCAAGACTGGCGACTACAACGATCCCCTCGCAGACGAGACTGCTTGCAAGCGTGACGTTCCTATCATGGTGAAGGCCGGCACCAACACCATCCGAACCTACGCCATTGACCCCAAGAACAACCACGACGCCTGCATGAAGCTTCTCAGCGACGCCGGCATCTACGTCGTCTCCGACTTGGGTGAGCCCAAGCTCTCCATCAACCGTGACAACGCCCAGTGGAACACCGAGCTCCTCGACCGCTACACTGCCGTTATCGATGCCCTCGCCAAGTACGACAACACCATCGGTTTCTTCGCCGGTAATGAGGTCTCCAACAACAAGACCAACACCGAGGCTTCCGCCTTCGTCAAGGCTGCCGTTCGTGACTCCAAGAAGCACATCAAGGACAAGGGTTACCGCTGGATGGGTGTTGGCTACGCCGCCAACGACGACGCTGACATTCGCACCAACTCGGCCCACTACTTCAACTGCGGTGACCAGGAGACCGCCATTGACTTCTGGGGTTACAACATCTACTCGTGGTGCGGTAAGAACACCCTCGCCGGTGCCGGTTACACCACCCAGATCGACTTCTTCAAGAACTACTCCGTCCCCGTCTTCTTCGCCGAGTACGGCTGCAACATCCCCGACGGTGCCGATGGCCGTATCTTCCAGGAGACCACCGCTCTGTACGAGAAGGAGATGACTGACGTCTTCTCTGGTGGTATCGTCTACATGTATCACCAGGAGGCCAACGACTACGGTCTCGTCGAGATCAACAACGGTGTCGCCAAGACCATGAAGAACTACGACCAGCTCGCTTCCCGTGTCCTTGCTGCCACCCCCGCTGCCGTTCAGATGGCCTCTTACTCGCCCACCAACAAGGCCGCTGAGTGCCCTGGCACCTCCTCCACCTGGGAGGTTCACGGCGATGCCCTTCCCCCCACCCCTGACAGTTCTCTCTGCGAGTGTATGGTCAAGTCTCTTTCTTGCACCCCCAAGGATGGCCTGAAGGCTTCTGCCATTGGCGAGATCTTCGGCTACATCTGCGGTGCCTCCCCCGACTCTTGCCGCGGTAtcaacaccaacaccaccaccgGTGTCTACGGCGCCTACTCCATGTGCACTGACGAGCAGAAGCTCGCCTTCGTCATGGACACCTACTACAAGGCCCAGAAGTCCGCCAGCACTGCTTGCAACTACGATGGCCAGGGCCAGGTTGTTACCCCCTCCTCCACCGACAGCTCTTGCAGCTCCGCCCTTGCCTCCGCTTCCGCCGCCAACAGCGCTGCTGCCACCGCCACCGCCCCCGTCTCCTCCACTGCCAACCCCAGCTCCAGCTCTTCTGGCAACGCTGCTGCCGGCAGCCCCTACCAGCCCATGTTCAACTTCGGCGGTTTTGCCATCGGCGCCTACATTGTCGCCGCCGGTGCCGTCGGTGCTGCCATGGTTGCTCTGTAA
- a CDS encoding galactoside O-acetyltransferase, translating into MVPPIRTQKDDKAIAFAKTLEHVPWCEDYEKMVSGMLYSCMAPELVASRHRARRLAQKFNTYVPGDDESADDVANKRVGMIKELFGGIGKDVYVEPSLQVDYGCNITVGDRFYANFNCVILDCAHVTIGDNVFFATGVSLITATHETALQSRRDNIEYAEPITIGDDCWIGANVTVLPGINIGKGCTIGAGALVNRDIPDYSVAVGVPAKVVKKVEPVA; encoded by the exons ATGGTGCCACCAATCCGTACGCAAAAGGACGATAAGGCTATTGCCTTTGCCAAGACTCTCGAGCATGTGCCCTGGTGCGAAGACTATGAGAAGATGGTCTCCGGCATGCTTTACAGCTGCATGGCGCCTGAGCTAGTAGCATCGAGACACCGAGCCCGTCGACTGGCTCAGAAATTCAACACCTATGTTCCAGGAGACGACGAATCTGCAGACGACGTTGCCAACAAGAGAGTGGGCATGATCAAGGAGCTTTTCGGCGGTATTGGAAAAGATGTCTACGTCGAGCCCAGCTTGCAGGTTGATTACGGCTGCAATATCACGGTCGGAGATCGCTTCTACGCCAATTTCAA CTGCGTCATTCTTGACTGTGCTCATGTGACCATTGGAGACAATGTCTTCTTCGCCACAGGAGTCAGCCTCATCACAGCAACTCACGAGACTGCCTTGCAGTCTAGGAGAGACAACATCGAGTATGCAGAGCCCATCACCATTGGCGATGACTGCTGGATTGGAGCGAACGTCACAGTGTTGCCAGGAATCAACATCGGCAAGGGGTGCACCATTGGTGCCGGCGCGCTTGTGAATAGAGATATCCCCGATTACTCAGTTGCAGTGGGTGTTCCGGCCAAGGTCGTCAAGAAGGTAGAACCGGTTGCTTAG